The segment AGGGTAATATTATAGATGGTTTAGGTATAAAGATAAAGGAGTATATAGGATGGTGTTAGTATTGAAGATAACTATTCCTGTGAGTTAAAGTTTACTATAGAATAGATATGAGGAGTTTTGTGTAATGATAGGCAATTTATTAGAAGATATTCATCATTTAAAAAATCAGGTTGAGCAATCTAAGTCAGAAGAGGACTTAGCTAGCGTTATTTTAAAGTTTCTAAACGATAGAATGATGATTACTCCACTGACGGCTTTTTTGACAATAAATGAGTTCAATCGAGCTGTTTTGTATGGTATAAGTGAATACCCAGCGGAGTTGCTTAATATGGCTAAAGACAAGATTGTTGAGCGTATAGAAAACGCAACAGGTTATAGTTTTACAAGCAGAAATATCCAGATTTATATTGAAGAAAGAGAAGAAAAAGACAACCTTGGCTTTATGCTTGATAAGATTAAAGTGTATCCAATGGTTCTGGATGAGCAATTGCATGGAGCGATGATTGTCTATCAAGACGAGGAGCTTCCTTGGCAGACTCAAACATACGATTTCGCAGGATGGATGTTTCAAGAACGATTTTTTGTTATAGCAAATAAATATAAAATTCTTTTAAATAAAAAGCTGGAAGCAATAAATGAGGCGCGAGAGATGATGTATTCTATTATTAATCTTGACGATATGCTTTCAATTTTAGGTGACATTGTTTTGAAACATGCGAAAGCTAGATTGGGCTGTGTTTTAATAAAAGAAGAAAAAACAGAGGAATTTAAGATTAAGGCTAGCTGGAATAGTATGGAGATTGAACCAGTAAATAGTTCTAGCGAGTTTGTGATGGATTTTCCTTATAGTGTTGAACGGATTTATATAGAAGGCAAAGGGTGTTTATTGGATATTTTGAAGAAAGAACCAAAAATAATGAAGTTTGATTCTTTAAAGGTATCCAAAACTAGTAGCCATGAATTAATTGATCTTATTTTGCCTGAGCTACTAGTCATTCCTTTAGTTGAAAGAGGGAAAACTGTAGGTGCTTTGATTTTAATACGAACAGAGTTTAAAAAAGAAAAATTTACAAATAATGATATTTCTATTTTAGAAACAATTGCTTCATTAGCCTCCTCTTCAATTGAAAACAATAAATTGCATGAACAAACCTTACAAGAACAAATGGTGAAAAAAGATTTACAGGTAGCTCATAATATTCAAAAAAGTATGCAGGCCAAAATAGAACCTCATTTAAAGAATTTTGATATTGCTGCAACTTCTGTTCCTGCTAGGGCGATTGGTGGCGATTATTACGATTTTTTTCAGTTAGATGAGAATAGGCTAGGGATAACGATGACAGATATTGTGGGAAAAGGCATACCAGCAGCTCTTATCATGGCTTTCTTTAAGGGCGTCATGCAAACATCTGTTGTTGATGACAAAGACCCCAAGGATATGTTTTCTAAGATAAGCCTAAATCTATATTTGAATAAGA is part of the Candidatus Margulisiibacteriota bacterium genome and harbors:
- a CDS encoding PP2C family protein-serine/threonine phosphatase, with translation MIGNLLEDIHHLKNQVEQSKSEEDLASVILKFLNDRMMITPLTAFLTINEFNRAVLYGISEYPAELLNMAKDKIVERIENATGYSFTSRNIQIYIEEREEKDNLGFMLDKIKVYPMVLDEQLHGAMIVYQDEELPWQTQTYDFAGWMFQERFFVIANKYKILLNKKLEAINEAREMMYSIINLDDMLSILGDIVLKHAKARLGCVLIKEEKTEEFKIKASWNSMEIEPVNSSSEFVMDFPYSVERIYIEGKGCLLDILKKEPKIMKFDSLKVSKTSSHELIDLILPELLVIPLVERGKTVGALILIRTEFKKEKFTNNDISILETIASLASSSIENNKLHEQTLQEQMVKKDLQVAHNIQKSMQAKIEPHLKNFDIAATSVPARAIGGDYYDFFQLDENRLGITMTDIVGKGIPAALIMAFFKGVMQTSVVDDKDPKDMFSKISLNLYLNKSVKNYIPSVYGILDDEKKTFCYANAGHENPLFLDYQTDEFRVLDEGGLPLGAFKDSEYEQEIIHMKEGDIACVFTDGVTEARNIYHQDYGEERFKKFLLKNKHLSAGDLVQKIYEEVFVYSEGLPAHDDFTVMIIKRV